Within the Medicago truncatula cultivar Jemalong A17 chromosome 4, MtrunA17r5.0-ANR, whole genome shotgun sequence genome, the region CACAAACCTTGGACCATTAATTTGCTATAGCTTTGACACAGTAGTTGACGTTTAGGTTAATCAAATGGTAATACTAGCATTTCTGTGATGATTAATGATCAAATAGTATGTGAATGTGATAGTTCATAATTCAGTCTTATCAGATAAACATTTTAAATCACAttattatataagaaaataactACGTTTAAATTTCAACTGTCTGATCTAAAATTAACGATTCAAATTGATTAAACtggttttattattttgtaatcTATCATCGGATCTCATATTAATGATCAAGACCGTTAATTGTGTGAAAACACATTTATGATATATATCATGGAAAATCCACAAACtattagtattttttgttttgttttgacaaTTAGTATTATGAgcctatttggataaacaacttagttaaaCCCTTAAAACATTAACGTTTACCATATAAATGCTTATATATAagctgattttattttaaaaaacacaataatgtcaaactatttttatattaagttATAAGTTTTTTCTATGAGTTAATTTGAAGAGTATGCAAATGAGCTCAATAcaaatcataaatatattataagaaGTTTTTATAAATTCTCTCAAACAGTTTCACAAACGTGGATATCAATATATAATCTTAAACAAGTGAATTCAATCATCCATGTGTTAACTAAATTTTTATATGGCTATTGAAATGAACTTTTTGTCAATGGATTACTATAGTAGTTTTACTCccatcttatcttatctcatcAATTATGTCTTGGAAAGAAAATTGTGACTTTACTTCATATAGATGATTTAGTTCAGTGAACCATAGCAAACACTCACATGGGATACTTGACACAAAAGTTAGTTATAGCTTGTCTTTCCctcgtttttctttttaacagtACTACcgttattattgttattaatttatATCTAATCTAATTATATCTAATGAAAGCGGGCAGGTATGTGAGCTATATAGTAGGGTTTGAAAATTCAAGTGGGGGTCATTTGGACTATTGCTTGTAGCATGTTAGACAAATTGGGTTAGGTTACCAAATTGATTTGCCTTAACTGCTTCCTTTTTCATGGACCCCTAAGGAAATTTATCTCTCTCATAAGTCCTAAGGAACCCCACTTCATGTTTAGTGAAAAGTTACCTACACAATATTTAGGCTACAAAAAAGTTAAGTGAGCAAGCTTCATAATACTAATCACTGTTTTACGTCTTGTGGTGGGGTTCATAAAGAAAATCTTAAGAATGTTTAAAGAGCATTTGCGTCTCATAGATTCATAAAGGTTAAGATAAATATCGAGATTCAAAAACCATTTACAACACTTTAAATCCACATTCttataaaatatgaatcatattttttacCAATTAGATAAACCTTCACATGTTACCATTGTAATTTCATTGAAATTTGTTAGATTAAATTGGTTGATAGTGAAGTTCACCAATTGTGCATAAATAGTCTCaaccttctttttttattatttcaacttTCAAACTTAAATTTACCGTGTACAAACATTACCCTTGCTTTTCAACCCTActcaacaaaattaaatgtCTTTTTGTAAAATTGTCACAACATGTAGCATCATTATAGCTCAAACTTTCCATACAACAAATTATTGGCCGTTGTCATTCTCAATTTCAACTACCAACcagatttcataaaaaaaaaaaaaaaaaaacaaaataactacATAACTAGGTATCAATTAATTGTCACTAACAAtagtctaaaaaataaaaaaagaaatagccATATACCCACCACATTTATCCATCTTTAGGCCACACCTCCTTTATCTCTCTCCATCTATCCACATTATAAATCACAATCCCCACATCTAACCATACCACAATATCTTTCCATTTTAGCACAACCATGGACTGGTTTTCATGGTTATCAAAAACAACTCTTGACCATTCACTCATCTATGATTATGGTCTCATCTTTTCCCGCAATGAGCTTCAGTTGGAAGATGCAACTTACTTCAACCATGAGTTTCTACAAAGCATGGGAATCTCAATAGCCAAACACAGACTAGAGATTCTCAAACTAGTCAAAAAAGAACAAGAACTTGATCAACCATTACGACCAAAAAACCTTTCTGGTACCATCAAAAAGTGTCTTAAAAAATGCATGAGTGTTTTTCGCGACGATAGTGTTAAGAAAAACATGCCTTTACCGGTGGTTCTACACGAACCGAATTGGTACCAAGGGCAAAAATGGAGAGGAGCATTGGTCAAGGAAGAGAAGCATCAGAGACCTATATATAGAAGCAGAACAATGCCATATTCAGGACCATTAGATGGAAGAATGCATGAGCAGAAAATGGTGAGCAATAATAAGGCATTGAAGTTATCAGGACCAATTGATGGAAGATTGATGAATGAGAGAATGATGATTTATACTAATAGAAGTCCATTAAGAAGTAGGGCTATTGATGGAAGATTCACCAAGAGTCCAATATCTGGACCTTTGGATGCAAAAATCATGTTTGAGAATAGAAGTCCAACTATTACAAGGGCTTCTGTTGAAACTGATAGCCCAATGGGTTATAGTAGTCCTTATAATAAACCCAAaggtgattttgattttgatgatgagcATTCACTTTGGCCTACACTGTTTCAAGATCTTAATCCAACTTGATTgttttttgtctttgttttcttGTGTGATTCTATGGTGAGTGaagaaaacacttttttttttttttttttttttctgttaattAATAGTAGTTTATAATGGTATAGTAGTAATAGTGTATGAAATTTATTGTTTTGCTGCAAAAAATGCTTTCTTGTAGTTTTTAAACAACTTTATACATTATTTTGTTTCAAGAACTGTTCACTTAACCTATCACCTTTTTTCTGCACTAGATGTTAAGAAAGTAACACTGGCCCAACTTTATTTGTGTTTGATGGTGtatttatttgatgaaaaaaggtgTCTTAATGTCTTTAAGTactttgatttctcttttgtgaGCTTTTTTTGGAAGGAATTGAAATGATTGCAGACAACTATTGTGAATGAATATGATTACTCTCTTTATTAAAGATCATAAACTATCCTAATCCTCCAATGAAATTGAACCATGTACAGTAACATAACAGGTactattctttttttaagtgatgttGAGTTCTTTTCAAAAGATTATTACAGGACATGGCCAAAAATATAGCGATTGATTGTCACAGTTATATGGCTAAGTGTATGTTTGAATTGGCAATAAGTTTGACAAAATCGCAATAACacattgattttgttgaatctCTAAAACTTTTGTCAAAATCGCGGTGACTTACCATGGTTTTGACAATCCCACGCCAATGCAAGCGTGCACTGAAATCTCATATATATGAAGCTCACTTTCAAAATCTCACATTTAACAGTATCTAATACACATGAATTAGCTCACTACTTAAAGAACTACTATCATCACATAAAGAAATATGTGataattgtaataaaaaaaaatgtgatcatTCCAAGTATCTGGTCATTCAATTCCTTTCCATTCATATATTTCTCCATACAGATTACATATCATTCCAATTATCTCATAGATTCAATACCTTTCTCAGTAGTCAATACCATTACCATACCTAACATACATGCTTAAAAACACATTTTCTAGTTAAATACAATAATTCTCAACTTCATTACACTAAACCAGTAGTCCCACACCTATTGAAGCCAAAACTAATTATCTAATACGCAGCAGACCAGGAAATAGACCTCAATAAACCGGACATAGATCCTCAACTGCTGGTCTGCAGCCGGTGGCATCATAAAACATCGGCTACAGAGGATATATTTTGCAACAACCCTTCAAGGAGCGGTCTTCTTTATTGGCTATATATTAAACTTCACTCTACTTCTTAATTGCATGACATTTGAGGTAGCCTAAAAGAACCGCCAGCATAAAGCATTTGGTAAACGGGCTTAATTCTTATAGTCAAGATAATGCTGGAAATGGTGCCAGCAGCACAAACAGCAGCAAGAACCAAAAAAGTAACCTTAAAACAATCTGGACCAACACATGAAACACTTGAAACAATGAGACCAAAACCTTGTTGCTTTGCCAACTCACTGTCGTATATACGCCCGGCTAGAAGAGCCGAGAAAAGTAATGCCCCAAGTGGATTACCTAATGACATGAAGTTGAAAAATAAGCCAAAGTGCTCCAAACCAAAAAGCTCTGAAACGGTTGGAATCAATATTGAGAATTGCACTCCGTAGCAGATTCCAAGAACTCCAACTGCTGGATAAAGTGTTCCTTTGATGGCAAATGCAAATAGAAGGTACAAGATTATCATAACTATCTGGGTGCATGTCATCCATACCGTCCGTGGGATCGTTTTCTTCCTGCAAATGAAAATCGTGAAATGATGAATAGATACTCCCATTTTAGATTATAGAACAAGAAACCCATAGACTTCTAAATACTTACTTTACttatattttgccaaacaagaacaacaacctggctcaaaagtaaaaacagtacgaaaaatacaaataaagagCATATGATATTTGATCATGGAATTTAGCTAATTGCGCCCACATCTCCTACTGCAATGCGGCTATATTACCTTTTTATTAATCAAGCTTAGAGTTCACCAAGTACAACTTGTGCTTAAGTGCTACAGTCCAGTTTATACGAGTCTTAACCAACATAATcacataaacctaaaaaataggTAAAAGAACAACATTCTAAATTCTAAACCACAACGTCAAGTTTTTAATGCCTCTTCCACTGACACAACTTAATTGAGGTTGCGTTAGCTGCATTTAACCGCAATCGTTCGCAATATCCATCAAGGATTATGCACGAACAAAACTGTAACATTGAATTAATATAAACGCCAATGATTATAGACCTATTCAAATTTTATCTGATATAAGCATGATAGTAAATAGTAAAATCACCTAACAAAATGTTCAGAAACAACTCCTCCACCAAGCCGTCcgacaaaattgaaaaaactgAAAACTGAGAGTAAGATAGTGATATCTTCCACACCTTGAGCAGCACCTACTTGAGCCAGATTATTAATAACAGTAACACCAGTTCCAACACCAACAAAGTATACAAAAAATAACAGCCAGAAATCAGCTTTAACCAATGcctcaaaaaatgtaaaatcttCCCCTCTTCTAGGCCTTCTCTTCTTTGAAGGTACTACTGCTCCTTCACCCTCAGCAAGAAGCATATCAACATCAGATGAACCATCAGCATCGCATAAACTACCAAGTATGGTAGCCGAAGAAGATTGTAAAAgggattttgtgttttcttctttGCCTTCTTGAAACAAACAATCAGAAGATCCAACACTTTGCTCATTTTCTTCTGATTCAGTGATCTTTTGGGGAAAAAATGTCATCTTTATAGGGATAGCAAGTGGAGCCATGAGAAGAAGAATCATCACAGCCACCAAAACATAAGACACGGTAGAATTTATATGTAGAATGTAATCAAGTGTGGTTGTTACAAGTAAATATACACCCAAGGCCACACTTGAAACTTGGATGAAAAGAAAATGGCATTTTTCTGAAGAACTATCTCCAGTAACCGGAGTACAAGGACGAACAAGAAACATGACAGTGAAGCACAAAACAGGAATCCCGATGGCAAGGAATAACAGGAAATTAGAAGATGAATTATGAAGAATTGCTCTAAATATTTCGGTGAAAACTGCGGCACTGATTCCTCCATAACCTTTCAATATTCCTGCAACTGTTCCTCTACTGATAGGGAAATTTCTCATGTTGGTCACAAGAATAGCAGTTGTTAACCATGCACAACTGTTGGTAGCAATAGCAAGTGCAAACCATAGCTgcaatatgataaaattatattagTCGGTCCTTAAACCGGACACCAAgttctcaacaacaaaaaatttaaaatatgcaCAAAAGAAACTAATTTCTTATTTAGGTGCATGTacttcatatatttatatacaataGTATCATATGAACAACCAAACTTAGACAATTTTAGTGACAATTGGTTAACACATCTCAAATATGCGGTTAATTACGTTTAGTAGATGGTCAATGGGTCAACCAGATGTCGAAACTCATTAACTGCCAACGGCAACAACGTAACTTCATTAGCCACGGACTTAATTTTCTGGTGCTCAAATCTACATGTAGTTGAACACCTAAAACCATAGTTAAACACGTCAGAATTTGTGGTTCTTGAAGCCACGTTGATTGTTAACAAGTTTCGACATTTGATATATCCATTCACCATCtactaaacataattaaccGCCTATTTGGCTTATTTGAATGACATTAACCACTTAGAAAAGTTATGACAAAAGCTATCTAAATTTGGCAGTACAAAAATCATATCTCTGTTTATATATGTCATCAAAAATCTTATTTCCTGATAAAGAATGAACAAGAAATGAAGCATAAacagtttaattattattttatttaaattattaaatgaataaatataataatggCAAGAAATCAAAATTATGGGTCAgggaatattaaaaaaaaaaaaaaaaaaagggaatcaTCAATTCAGACAAGTTTGATATATACTATGGTTATTCACAACATAaactcatttgtttttttttttttgtctctgtcCACTTCACTCAGCTCATCAAAACCTCAGATCAAgattataataggaaaaaaaacaaaatacctATATAAACAACAGAACAGAATAAacccaaagaagaagaaaa harbors:
- the LOC11443703 gene encoding uncharacterized protein, which encodes MDWFSWLSKTTLDHSLIYDYGLIFSRNELQLEDATYFNHEFLQSMGISIAKHRLEILKLVKKEQELDQPLRPKNLSGTIKKCLKKCMSVFRDDSVKKNMPLPVVLHEPNWYQGQKWRGALVKEEKHQRPIYRSRTMPYSGPLDGRMHEQKMVSNNKALKLSGPIDGRLMNERMMIYTNRSPLRSRAIDGRFTKSPISGPLDAKIMFENRSPTITRASVETDSPMGYSSPYNKPKGDFDFDDEHSLWPTLFQDLNPT
- the LOC11446685 gene encoding protein NUCLEAR FUSION DEFECTIVE 4, which translates into the protein MLKVKGGTRPPWVGLGAAVWVQIAVGNAYTFPLYSPSFKSVLGFNQSQVTLLGVANDIGENVGLLPGIVCNKFPPWLMLFIGAVLSFLGFGLLWLSVSNTLLVPSLPYPLLWFALAIATNSCAWLTTAILVTNMRNFPISRGTVAGILKGYGGISAAVFTEIFRAILHNSSSNFLLFLAIGIPVLCFTVMFLVRPCTPVTGDSSSEKCHFLFIQVSSVALGVYLLVTTTLDYILHINSTVSYVLVAVMILLLMAPLAIPIKMTFFPQKITESEENEQSVGSSDCLFQEGKEENTKSLLQSSSATILGSLCDADGSSDVDMLLAEGEGAVVPSKKRRPRRGEDFTFFEALVKADFWLLFFVYFVGVGTGVTVINNLAQVGAAQGVEDITILLSVFSFFNFVGRLGGGVVSEHFVRKKTIPRTVWMTCTQIVMIILYLLFAFAIKGTLYPAVGVLGICYGVQFSILIPTVSELFGLEHFGLFFNFMSLGNPLGALLFSALLAGRIYDSELAKQQGFGLIVSSVSCVGPDCFKVTFLVLAAVCAAGTISSIILTIRIKPVYQMLYAGGSFRLPQMSCN